TCCATTTGTATTAGTGACAAACAGCATGAACCATCTGACCTGCCATCTGAAGAAGGAGCAAAGGCTCAAAAGCATGAGACCCTCCTATCAAATTATCCCTGCCAGGAAAAGCTGTTATTATCACTTAGACTAATGGCAAATTTCCTAACTGAGAGGCTTTACTACAGAAACAGCTTTGGGCTACGCTCTTCAGTGGGTGGAAATCACCAGATAGTCTCAGACACTATAATTTTTTATGTCTCCTTGGCCCTAGTATAAATGATTGCCCTCAAGATGAAGCCACCCATCCTAGGGCAAAGCAATATTCCAGCTGGGTCTTTGGCCTGAATCTTCTTCCTGGCTTGCCTAAGCTGTGATCAAATTTCTGCTAAATCTGATAGCTTGCTGCTGTTTAAAGGGAAGgtctccccctgctccaggtTGTCTGTTCCCAGTCCCTTCCTTTTGCCAGCTCTGGTGCTCGTTAAATCCTCTGTGAGCCAATTCAGCTCACtaagatgaaaaagaagcagagctggcaCGAGGTGAGCAACAGAACCACGTAAGTAGGTACCAGGGTGGAAAGGGGAGAGGCCACAGGGGCTCCCCCTTCTCTCGGTGTGAGCTGTGAGATCAGCTCACGTCATCCCATGGGTCTGTACCTGTGGGATCCAGCTAAGCACTTAAGTACACGCTGCACTTGAGGCATGTGACTAGCAGCGCTGAAGCAGATCCTTGCGTGGTCAGATCCAAGAAAGAGCAGGTGAGCTGGAAAAAAGGGTTGTTTATTGACTCGCGCCTTCCCAATGGCCAGGCATGTGACTTGCATTACAGCAGTGACGGCGGGAGGGAAAATAactgcctcctttcttccctctccttttcctctactGAGTACTATAAAAAATGACCGAGTGCAAATGGAGGCTGTTAAAACTCTTCACTGAACCATCAGAAAGGTCAGACTAGACACCAGGTCCAGCTTTCCAGGCATTCAGGCCTCCTCCAATGTGTTTCAGATAGCAGTGGTGTTAATGcatggtgaaataaaataaatccaaacaaaaatccaaactttaCATTCTTCCTTCTTAAATCCATGTCAGCGgcatgaattatttcctttactTCTTAGCTAAAGCTGTCATacattttttaagtgctttgctaaacAGCTTCTGTCCTCCACCTCTGACATGCTGGATTTTTGTGTCTTACTTCATAACTAAACCCCCGGACAAGTGGAAGCCAATTCCACCCATTTCTAAAGTTTCAAAGAGCTTTAGTTCCTCCTTTGAAGAGAAAACACCAGCTCAGGTGAGAGGAATGGAGTTGCACAGCTTTGAGCTTGGTCCTTGCCCCTCTGCACATGGTGGGGGTGGAAGGACAGGGGCCAGCAGGGACAATGCTTGTGTGGGACTTAGGAGATCAACGTCGAATCCTGTAGTCACCAATAGCTTCCCTGGGCAGGGTACTTCTTGCCCCTCTTCCTCACTGGCAAAACAACATTTTCCTTCATCCCAAAGATGTGGTGAGCACTCAGCCATTTAGAAATGTCCAAGTCTCTTCTGCTCTGGTTATGAGGGCTGTATAAAAATCCTGCATCTGCTTTTAGCAAAAATGGGGTGAATGCTCCCATCTGATCCCCAAGAAATGGGGGCTTATACCGCTCTTCACCCTGTCATTCCAATTTCCATctgcaattgctttttttttttcttttccttgacacTTCCATGTTGACAGCCTCAGATAGGTAACGCACTATGGTTTTTTGTCCCCTTGTGATACTTGCAGTTGTCACCAATTGTGGAGTTAAATGTCGGCGGGGAGATGTACACGACAACTCTGAGCACCCTAAAGAAACATCCTGGCTCCAAGCTGGCAGAGATGTTCACTGGCCAGCCCAAACTCAGGACTGACTCCGAAGGGAGGTTCTTCATCGACAGGCCAGGCACCTATTTCAAATACATCTTGGAGTACCTGCGCAGTAACCAAGTGCCCACCCAGTGCATCCAGGATGTCTACAAGGAGGCGTTGTTCTACGACATTGAACCCCTAATCAAGCAGCTAGAGGACTCCCCGCAGATCTTCGGGGAGCTCGTGGCGAGGAAGCAGTTCCTGGCTCGTGTACCCAACTACAGCGAGAACATCGAACTGATGATCCGCATCGCAAGGGCGGAAGCGGTCGCATCCCGCCGGTCCAGCGTCATTGTGTGCGTGGTCAGAACTGAGGAGGATGCGGCCAGATGTCAGGATGCCTTGAACAGCTTGGACATGGATAAAAAATCCGTGGTGAAGTTTGGCCCCTGGAAGGCAGCGCCAAGTATTTCTGATCTGCTGGACTGCATTCAAATGGATGTTGAAGCCAAAGGGTATAAAATATCCTTTCAGCCCCATGTTGCTGAAAAAGGTTTTCGCTTCAAATCGCATGACTTCTTCTACAAGTTCCTGTTCACCTGGTGGTAGCAAAGTGCCACCATTGATGGGGAACGgaaaaaagcaattattaaatcaaattaaCTTGGGCCATGGAGACTAAGCCATGGACTACCAGAGGGATAGGAAGAAATGCACGGCCCAACAAAAGGATCTCCTTTGGTTGTTGCCAAATTAAAGAGCACTTAAGAGCTACTGTTTTGTTGGAGTTCAGGGAATAACTCTACGATTTAAAAGGTatcaggaaaaggaggaattttACTCTTTCAGCATTGCCAACTATTAGATAAGTTCAGAGAGCCAGATCTGAGGGTTGAGCCAACCTCACTCTACCTAAGAAAATTAATAATCCCAAATACGTCTCGTCGACATGTGGAGTTGGTCTCTCAGTGAAACGGGAACAGGTCACATACGTACGATTCCCAATGGAAACACTGACAGCTGCATTAACACATGCTCAAATTTGGATCCTTAATGAGAAGGCAAAAGCTCTTCTTCTCAGTGAGAAGTGCTTTCCACACTAGAACCTAGGTTAAAAAGAAGGATTCAGTGTCCCATGTTCTCTTCTTGTTCCTCCAGTAGACAGCCTACTCTTTAGCCAATGTATTTATTaccattatttattatttattctgaaggaaagacagagaacCTCAGCTACGGTCCATCATCAACAAAAGGTAAAAATACCATCGCTGATCTGAGGAGTTTATAATCTAAGGACATGCACTCCTCTCTCAGGCCACACTATTTCAATCTTTTTCTTATGACATTCATTATTATTATGATACTATTTCTAAATATATAAGCTTCTGGAAGAATAGGGAAAACCCACCGTGCTTTGACGGGAAGGAATCGCTACTGAAGTGACAGTCTGGGACCTCAGTGTTAATTCTCCTTTACAGACAAGTTGGGTCCtacattgtgttttaaaaatcttagtatttcaaagtttatttttatactggAGATGGCTGTTAGCTTAGTTTTAATCACTCTGAAAATCATAATGGCTAATTTGATTATGATTGTATCTTCTTTATTTCTTAGAACATGGATTTCTTCCAGTTAAGGACAATAATCTCTGGGATgttaaataaataactttttaaagctCTCTGAATGATATAGAAGTGCTTTGTTTACTGACAtcttccccccccaaatccccaaattTTAAAGACGTGAAGTTTTATCTTTATGCTAATGGATGTGAATAATTCCTAATTAAGCTTGGTTTCAGATGTGCTCATCCTAGCATGGATTTCCCTTCAGTGAAAGTTGGGAGTCACGCCACCAACCTCAGGGCAGTTCTGCTGTAGGTGTGAGGGGACTCTTTGAGACCTCTCGCATTTATAGCCTTGCTAAGAACTGATACATCAGTGTCTGAGAAGGCAAAAAGGTTTACAAAATAGGGTCTGTGACCATATCTATGATCATAACCAAACAGTCAGTGGTGCTTAGCCTACAAGAAGAGAGACTGAGGAGGCCTTCAAATAGACAGAAGGCTGCTTTAAGGAGGAGATCAGTTACTCTTTGTATGTACTAAGGGTGGAAGAAAGGGTAACTGGCTTAAGTCACAACAAAGGAGATTGaaattagatattaggaaacaaAATCTGATTACAGGGTAGTTAAAGCCTCAAGCTAACCAACCTCCTAAGACTACAGGACTGCGGTCATGAGAAACTTTAATAGTTTTATCAAGGATGGCCTTAGAGAACAGCCCAGGctggatcatctggtccaacctgtgctgggaaagggagcctggatgaGATTATCGAGCACCCTGTCCCTTCACATCTTGACCAGCCCCAGCAATGTGGACTCCACCCCATCTCTGGGGaagttgttccagtgaatgatggttctcactgtaaaaaaattctttcttatgtTGAGAAGAAACCTcccccagtgcaacttgtacctcttgccccttgtcttctccacaTGCCTCCTTGTGAAAAGAGAGCCACCATCCTCTTTGTGGACGCCCTTTAAGTACAGGGAACACAGTGCTGAGGTCcccccagggagaagagacccaaCTCCTTCaatctttcctcacagggcaggttctccagaCCTCTGATCACCTCcctggccctcctttggacccttcAGCCCCTTCCCAAACTGCCTTGCCCCTAAGATGCGACCAAACTGTGGCCGCCCCTGGCTATCTCTAGCCACACAGCACCACAGACATACCTGCTGCAAATGTCTCCTATCACCTAACTAGACATAGGTCTGTCAGGGGGCTCCTCGGTGCCGGggcctccttcccctttccctgaaGGAGACATGTTTGAAGGCCATGCTAAGCTTTCATGTGTGTCGAACACAAGCTTGCCTGGAAATATCAAGCcatgttatttatattttggtCTTTATATGGTCTAACATCAAATACTAAGGAAACTGGTGGGTATTTTTGGTGAAAACTGAGCGGGGCTGACAGGGCTGATCTGTGGAGGGGTTTGACTGCGGAGTgggcccggccgcagccgccgTGTCGGGCCCGCGTTCCCATGGCAACGGGAGGcggcccccgccggggcccggcctCCTGACCATAGAGCGCGGCCTCCAGCTGGGAAGAGAGGACACTCCTTCTGCTGTCTCCCTCCAGGTGACTCTGTGGTTTCTCTTCCGGGTTGCGCGTACGGCGGCCGCGGAGGGCCAGGCGGTGGCATGGCGGCGCACCTGAAGAAGCGGGTGTACGAGGAGTTCACCAAGGTGGTCCAGGTAACGCACCGCCACCAGACCGGCCGAGCCGAGCTGAGCGGGGCAGTCCCGAGCTCTGCCGTGCGGCGAATGGCGCCGGCGGGTGAGGCGGAGCTGTGGGAAAAGCCGCCGGTCTAGCCCGAGGCCTAGCCCGGGGGTGCCCGCCGCCTTGTGGTGGGGgcctcggggccggggcggcccttgaggggctggggaggagcgggACGGATTAGGCCCCGGGTT
The genomic region above belongs to Mycteria americana isolate JAX WOST 10 ecotype Jacksonville Zoo and Gardens chromosome 1, USCA_MyAme_1.0, whole genome shotgun sequence and contains:
- the KCTD14 gene encoding BTB/POZ domain-containing protein KCTD14 isoform X1; translation: MSISSEHKPLGKQVTGSLHTLSPIVELNVGGEMYTTTLSTLKKHPGSKLAEMFTGQPKLRTDSEGRFFIDRPGTYFKYILEYLRSNQVPTQCIQDVYKEALFYDIEPLIKQLEDSPQIFGELVARKQFLARVPNYSENIELMIRIARAEAVASRRSSVIVCVVRTEEDAARCQDALNSLDMDKKSVVKFGPWKAAPSISDLLDCIQMDVEAKGYKISFQPHVAEKGFRFKSHDFFYKFLFTWW
- the KCTD14 gene encoding BTB/POZ domain-containing protein KCTD14 isoform X2, whose amino-acid sequence is MSISSEHKPLGKQVTGSLHTVSKLSPIVELNVGGEMYTTTLSTLKKHPGSKLAEMFTGQPKLRTDSEGRFFIDRPGTYFKYILEYLRSNQVPTQCIQDVYKEALFYDIEPLIKQLEDSPQIFGELVARKQFLARVPNYSENIELMIRIARAEAVASRRSSVIVCVVRTEEDAARCQDALNSLDMDKKSVVKFGPWKAAPSISDLLDCIQMDVEAKGYKISFQPHVAEKGFRFKSHDFFYKFLFTWW